In Rhodamnia argentea isolate NSW1041297 chromosome 4, ASM2092103v1, whole genome shotgun sequence, the following proteins share a genomic window:
- the LOC115743530 gene encoding uncharacterized protein LOC115743530 — MHGVVSQGRPAPFPSPSSSPSSSPSLSSHPRPLYADGQHGHIGHSSDPQEHFRRQLGHIRTECTSVPSASVPPSVEQSNDEGNIAEEDSRFVICPYGDSFKEATYVVRELNKIVNNYWRGPWISYGGAPKQVMDLWWSEFKQREKNVKPDFITVDDWTEIKRIWESEKNKQKSEQNVKNRVSTSSEGSATYAGGSINIGEHRKRMAHELGTEPTYAATFERTFQKKDKTWIGDRAKSVKEKYDEFLMSTASGDDGRVASEPTADNMALWVEASGGMKRGKIFGMGSLSRVYTAKAAGSSSSNPDVSRRTRFEEEMTQHMTQLRNLLVQKDEEIKVVKEQMSRKDEQIRLVNERHQSLETQPKSLETQMQLVLQHLNLNQDRFPPVLPTHEIGAGHNDGRHKEDEVAADDDDLVNSFIDPDLG, encoded by the exons ATGCATGGTGTAGTTTCACAAGGAAGACCAGCCCCTTTCCCTTCCCCTTCGTCTTCCCCTTCCTCATCCCCTTCCCTTTCATCTCACCCTCGGCCACTATATGCTGATGGACAACATGGACACATTGGTCATTCCTCCGACCCTCAAGAACATTTTAGGAGACAACTTGGACACATCCGAACTGAATGCACTTCAGTTCCATCTGCATCAGTTCCACCTTCGGTGGAACAATCGAATGATGAGGGAAACATAGCTGAAGAAGATAGCCGGTTTGTGATATGTCCATATGGAGATTC ATTCAAAGAAGCTACGTACGTTGTGCgggaacttaataaaatagtgaataaTTATTGGAGGGGACCTTGGATTAGTTACGGTGGCGCTCCAAAACAAGTAATGGATTTGTGGTGGAGcgagttcaag caaagagaaaaaaatgtgaagCCAGATTTTATTACCGTTGACGATTGGACTGAAataaagagaatttgggagagtgaaaaaaataagcaaaagagTGAACAAAATGTCAAGAATCGGGTTTCTACTTCTAGTGAAGGGTCTGCGACATATGCTGGGGGCTCTATTAACATTGGGGAGCATAGAAAAAGAATG gcacatgaaTTGGGGACGGAACCGACATATGCAGCTACATTCGAACggacatttcaaaagaaagataagacatggattGGCGATCGAGCAAAATCTGTTAAG gaaaaatatgatgagttTTTAATGAGTACGGCTAGTGGCGATGATGGTAGGGTTGCGTCCGAGCCAACAGCTGACAATATGGCATTATGGGTGGAGGCATCGGGtgggatgaaaagaggaaaaatatttggGATGGGATCCTTGTCAAGGGTATACACAGCAAAGGCTGCTggaagttcatcctccaatCCAGATGTTTCAAGGAGGACACGGTTTGAGGAGGAAATGACCCAACATATGACCCAATTGAGAAATTTACTTGTACAGAAGGACGAAGAAATAAAAGTGGTCAAAGAACAAATGTCACGGAAGGATGAGCAAATCAGACTGGTCAATGAGCGACATCAATCTCTAGAGACTCAACCCAAATCTCTGGAAACTCAAATGCAATTGGTCTTGCAGCACCTCAACCTAAATCAAGATCGGTTTCCTCCTGTGCTTCCCACTCATGAAATAGGTGCTGGGCACAATGATGGGCGACACAAAGAGGATGAGgttgctgctgatgatgatgatcttgtCAATAGTTTCATTGACCCCGATTTGGGTTAA